One window of Hydractinia symbiolongicarpus strain clone_291-10 chromosome 3, HSymV2.1, whole genome shotgun sequence genomic DNA carries:
- the LOC130636681 gene encoding N-acetylneuraminate lyase-like isoform X1: MFSYEGLVAATVTPTKADGSINCDAIPGYVSFLLQQNVKAVFVNGTTGEWSSFSVEERKHLAEAWIKYGRNKLHKIIIHCGALSTEDAKTLARHAVNLGADAIACIAPCFFRPQNEEFLVEYLREVASAAPTTPFLYYHLPGFTKVEVKMEVFLKLAHERIATFCGMKLSSPKLYDVYHCLQFKNKDLALFYGCDEQLFPALMVGVKAAVGSLYNYLGRYFNEILSAVEKNEFSKAKDIQIKLAMDMIPMHEKYGQSITKTLTSLSEIAMGPSRLPLKSLTVEEVKEVEKHLKDCGYLAMDF, translated from the exons ATGTTTAGTTACGAAGGCTTGGTTGCGGCCACAGTTACACCAACCAAAGCAGATGG TTCTATCAACTGCGATGCAATACCGGGTTATGTCTCATTTCTTTTGCAGCAAAATGTCAAAGCTGTTTTCG TGAATGGCACGACAGGGGAATGGTCTTCTTTTTCTGTTGAAGAACGTAAACATCTTGCAGAAGCGTGGATAAAATATGGCCGCAATAA GTTGCATAAAATTATAATTCATTGCGGAGCTTTATCGACTGAAGACGCAAAAACATTA GCTCGACACGCTGTTAATCTTGGCGCAGATGCTATAGCCTGTATCGCTCCGTGCTTCTTTCGACCTCAAAACGAAG AGTTTTTAGTGGAGTATTTGCGAGAGGTAGCATCTGCTGCACCGACCACACCCTTTTTGTATTATCATTTACCTGGTTTCACAAAAGTCGAAG TTAAGATGGAGGTGTTTTTAAAACTGGCACATGAACGCATTGCAACTTTTTGTGGAATGAAACTCAGCTCTCCAAAACTTTATGATGTTTAtcattgtttacagtttaaaaacaaagactTGGCTTTGTTTTATGGCTGCGATGAG CAACTGTTTCCCGCCTTAATGGTTGGTGTAAAGGCTGCTGTTGGAAG tTTGTACAACTACCTTGGAAGATATTTTAACGAAATATTATCTGCtgttgaaaaaaatgaattcaGCAAAGCTAAAGACATTCAG ATAAAACTTGCTATGGATATGATACCAATGCATGAAAAATACG GCCAAAGCATCACCAAAACACTGACGTCATTGTCAGAAATTGCCATGGGTCCATCAAGATTGCCATTAAAGTCTTTAACAGTCGAAGAAGTAAAAGAAGTTGAGAAGCATCTGAAGGACTGTGGATATTTAGCTATGGATTTTTAG
- the LOC130636681 gene encoding N-acetylneuraminate lyase-like isoform X2 produces MFSYEGLVAATVTPTKADGSINCDAIPGYVSFLLQQNVKAVFVNGTTGEWSSFSVEERKHLAEAWIKYGRNKLHKIIIHCGALSTEDAKTLARHAVNLGADAIACIAPCFFRPQNEEFLVEYLREVASAAPTTPFLYYHLPGFTKVEVKMEVFLKLAHERIATFCGMKLSSPKLYDVYHCLQFKNKDLALFYGCDEQLFPALMVGVKAAVGSLYNYLGRYFNEILSAVEKNEFSKAKDIQIKLAMDMIPMHEKYGFFTRRKWLTECIEELWAKASPKH; encoded by the exons ATGTTTAGTTACGAAGGCTTGGTTGCGGCCACAGTTACACCAACCAAAGCAGATGG TTCTATCAACTGCGATGCAATACCGGGTTATGTCTCATTTCTTTTGCAGCAAAATGTCAAAGCTGTTTTCG TGAATGGCACGACAGGGGAATGGTCTTCTTTTTCTGTTGAAGAACGTAAACATCTTGCAGAAGCGTGGATAAAATATGGCCGCAATAA GTTGCATAAAATTATAATTCATTGCGGAGCTTTATCGACTGAAGACGCAAAAACATTA GCTCGACACGCTGTTAATCTTGGCGCAGATGCTATAGCCTGTATCGCTCCGTGCTTCTTTCGACCTCAAAACGAAG AGTTTTTAGTGGAGTATTTGCGAGAGGTAGCATCTGCTGCACCGACCACACCCTTTTTGTATTATCATTTACCTGGTTTCACAAAAGTCGAAG TTAAGATGGAGGTGTTTTTAAAACTGGCACATGAACGCATTGCAACTTTTTGTGGAATGAAACTCAGCTCTCCAAAACTTTATGATGTTTAtcattgtttacagtttaaaaacaaagactTGGCTTTGTTTTATGGCTGCGATGAG CAACTGTTTCCCGCCTTAATGGTTGGTGTAAAGGCTGCTGTTGGAAG tTTGTACAACTACCTTGGAAGATATTTTAACGAAATATTATCTGCtgttgaaaaaaatgaattcaGCAAAGCTAAAGACATTCAG ATAAAACTTGCTATGGATATGATACCAATGCATGAAAAATACG GGTTTTTTACGCGTAGGAAATGGTTGACTGAATGCATAGAAGAGCTCTGG GCCAAAGCATCACCAAAACACTGA
- the LOC130636680 gene encoding ATP-dependent DNA helicase RecQ-like — MALTYIDILKRISFALNNYIFQFCLKPKQVICLEALLKGNDVVAVLPTGFGKSIIFHLLADLFPVKNEKNIVLVISPLTSIINDQVKYLNGIGFSAAVLNLEQRKFEADESLFGSNDAVEDDHDGTNITIDCGIKNGDIKILFAHPESFLSDQGRSILKSKIYQQNVVACVVDEAHCVEMWGAEFREDFGKLCTLKALFPSTPMIALTATAPPSKIKNLKEKLCFSPYCKVVVANPNRKNIFLKKLPRRGNNFGLRSYDDILVPIAKELNKLRDDYPMTIIYMKLKYCGYAYSLFQQTVTPNNTKLFCQFHAPQTSRMKKEILDEITKQDSSIRVVFATTALGMGVNAPKVTEVIHITPPANIESYMQEIGRAGRRGQNSTATLYYNNADIAVNKNNVDDSMKCFCKTDLCLRKFILNFFGFKKYEQDNCCSNCTKSNLLIKETTLPCRDLVSEDAFKCLQTELKEIIETWRLSLLTTLDQTYELPSINKNLVQTLLSKLPFIRSKNDLLFEYDVWDDQYATTIYDKINKYAPKHK; from the exons ATGGCTCTAACGTATATTGATATTTTAAAGCGAATATCTTTCGCAttaaataattacatttttCAGTTTTGCCTGAAACCAAAGCAAGTCATATGTTTGGAAGCTTTGTTAAAGGGGAATGATGTGGTGGCAGTTCTGCCTACTGGATTtggaaaatcaattatttttcatttacttgCTGATCTCTTCccagttaaaaatgaaaagaatattGTTTTGGTCATCAGCCCTTTAACTTCCATTATAAATGATCAGGTGAAATACTTGAATGGGATTGGTTTTTCTGCTGCTGTATTGAACTTGGAACAGAGGAAGTTTGAGGCAGATGAGAGCTTGTTTGGAAGTAATGATGCAGTGGAGGACGACCATGATGGTACAAATATTACAATTGATTGTGGTATTAAAAACGGAGATATTAAGATTTTATTTGCCCATCCAGAATCCTTTTTATCTGATCAAGGGCGTTCAATTTTAAAGAGCaaaatttatcaacaaaatgtggTAGCTTGCGTGGTTGATGAAGCGCATTGTGTTGAAATGTG GGGTGCTGAATTTCGTGaagattttggaaaattatGCACACTGAAAGCTCTTTTTCCAAGCACACCCATGATTGCTTTGACAGCAACTGCACCcccaagcaaaataaaaaatttaaaagagaaacTATGTTTCAGTCCTTATTGTAAGGTTGTTGTTGCAAAtccaaatagaaaaaatatatttttaaagaaattgccAAGACGCGGAAACAACTTTGGCTTAAGAAGCTATGACGATATTTTAGTTCCCATTGCTAAAGAGTTAAATAAATTACGGGATGATTATCCCATGACAATCATTTACATGAAGCTAAAATATTGTGGCTATGCTTATTCGTTATTTCAGCAAACAGTAACTCCAAATAACACAAAACTATTTTGTCAATTTCATGCTCCTCAAACATCTAGAATGAAGAAAGAAATCTTAGATGAAATTACAAAACAAGATTCGTCTATTAGAGTTGTGTTTGCAACCACAGCACTCGGGATGGGTGTTAATGCACCAAAGGTTACTGAAGTTATCCACATAACGCCTCCAGCCAATATTGAATCTTACATGCAAGAAATTGGTAGAGCTGGAAGGCGTGGGCAAAACTCAACTGCAACATTGTATTACAATAATGCAGATATTgctgttaataaaaataatgttgacgATAGCATGAAGTGCTTCTGCAAAACAGATCTGTGCTTAAGGAAATTTATTCTAAATTTctttggttttaaaaaatatgaacaagATAATTGTTGCTCAAATTGTACAAAGTCTAATTTGCTgataaaagaaacaacattaCCTTGCCGTGATTTAGTATCAGAAGATGCTTTTAAATGCTTACAAACTGAGCTGAAAGAAATTATTGAAACTTGGAGACTTTCGCTATTGACTACCCTTGATCAAACTTATGAACTTCCATCTATCAATAAAAATTTGGTTCAAACACTATTGAGTAAACTTCCATTTATAAGATCTAAAAATGATCTGTTATTTGAATATGATGTTTGGGATGATCAATATGCTACCACCATATacgataaaataaataagtatgcCCCAAAGCATAAATAG